Genomic window (bacterium):
GCAACTGTTGGCCAATGCGGACCCGCCCACCCAACCTCCTTCGATGGGCCCGAATGGACTAAGAAGATAGCTAAAAAGGCGGATCAACTCAAGAGGCGCCGAGCGACGGCATGCCCGGCGCCTCTTGCGCTCGCTCCGTACCAGACTAATGCGCCGGTGTGGGGAAGACGGTCACCGTGCTCCCGGGTGTGCTCAACTGCTGCCCCAACCCAACACCCGTGTTTTGCGAGGGATTTGGTCCGGGGACCACGACCTGATACGTCGGAATCGAGGGACCGGATCCCGATGCCGGTCCCGGTTGCTCAACCACGATCGATCCCGTCCCAGGCGTCGGCGTCACAATCTGGTACGTCGGACTCGACGGCCCGGATCCTGAAACCGGTGGCTGCTGTTCAATCACCATCGATCCCGCATCAGGCGCCGCGTGAGCCGGCCCGACGATGCCTGCAAGGGCGACCGCCAACACGCCAACACCCAACAGCACGACCGAGAGTTTCTTGATCTGCATCATGAACGTCGCCTCCTATCTACTTTCAACACGCGAGAGCCAGATCTCTATTCCCGAAAGCCGGGACGACATCTGGGACCGTGAGGCAACGGAAGGTCTAGGCCGCCTCGTTGCCTCGCGACGGCACTGCAGTCAACGCTCGGCGCATAGCGGCCCGCGCTCGGTGGAGACGGCTCATCACGGTCCCCTTCGGAATTCCCAGCCTTCGCGCCACCTCGACGTACGACCAGCCGCGAAGATCCACGAGGATCACGCAGGGTCGAAACCGGTCCGGTACCGCTGCCAGCGCCCGTTGGAGCGGCGCCGCAATGAGCCGCGCATCGATCAGCGTTTCCGGCGTCTCCGCTGCCACCGAGAACTGCTCGGCCGCGTCCGGCGCACCCGTCGTCCGTACCGCGCGGGATGCGGCGCGCCCGAGGTCAGCATACGTGTTCTGCAAAATCCGAAAGAGCCACGCTTTGGAGTTGCTGCCCGGCATGAATGTGGCGAACGAGCGCCACGCCCGGAGGTACGTCTCCTGCACCAAGTCCTCGGCAGACTCGGTTCGGCCGGCGAGCCAGACCGCGCGTCGGCGCAGCGCTCCGGTGTGGCGGTCAACGATTTGTTCGAAATCGCCAGCGTCCGCTGGCTCGTTGGCCATTGGCTCCCGCTCCTTCAGCGTACGTCGCCGGAGCATCCATCGGCCGCCAGCGCGATCGACGCGACCGATGGATGCCGGTCATAGTTTCGTCGCAAGCCTAGGACTGGAGACCCTGGGGCCATAGGACCTGCCGAGATACGCATTATTGACCCGTTTGCTGTCTCACCGTCCGCGCAGCCTCGCCGTACGTGAGCCACTGACCGGTCTGCTGGTGGACCAGATAACGAAGGTACCCGGGCAGCGACATGAAATTTGCCTCCGCCGTGAACGGCCTGACCGTGTCGATCTTGGGATCGACCATCTGGGCATGGGCGGCCGGAGCGCCCGCCGTGATGCTGACCGCCAGAGCAAACAGCGCTGTCACAACGTACCGCATGATTCGTTTCTCCTTTTATCTCTCGATCTTTTTTTCTCTCGATCTCGATCTGGCAACCTCACCTTGACACAACCTGGGCGAGTCCGACATCGTCCTTTGGGGTATCCCCGCCACGTCCAATTGGACGATGGCCGAAGCACTATCGCTGCCCTGAATGCGAGACGAATACGCAAAATCGAGGCACAATTCGGGGGCGAGATCGTCTCAGTCTACTGTCTCAAGGACGCTGCGACGCGAGGCCACGCCGAAGCCCGTCCCGCCGGTGGACCCGCGTCCGGCGAAGGATCTACCTCATACCGCGCCCGTGGAGACCGGTGATGCCCCTCCCACCCTATGAGGGGGGGCGATGGGTAGGGCTCGAATTCGCGGGGCGGACCAGCACGCGCGTGTCGCCAACCCGGCGGGTCACGCGGATGGTGTCGAAGTATTCCAGGACGGTCAAGGCATACTTGCGGCTGGTTTTCAACCGATCCCGCAGGACCGCAACCGTGATCTCCCCGTGCGCGGCGATATGGGCCGCGACCTGCGCCTTGATTTCCAGAAGGGTCTCCCCGTGAAAGAGGATCTCCCCGCCGACGTTGACGAGAGCCCCATCATCGAGGAGGGCCTGGAGCATCCGTACCGCGACGGCGTGGTCGCGGACGCTCGCCAGGATCTCGTCCCTGGCGGGGGGGGCGTACCGTCCGCGGCGGAATGCCTCCTCGATCTGCCCGCGCGCCGCCTCTTCTGTGGGCGAGCGGCCTGGGGAGAAATCGACCAGCCGCACGAACCAGTCCTGAATCACGATCCGGCCGGCGACCGCGAGCGTGTCGAGGGCGTGCCCATAGAGCCGGTCGTCGCCCGAGCCGAAGGCCCGGGCCTTCAGCTCGTCACGGGGCATCCCGCGCCTCCAGGGAGTCGCCCCATGGTAGACGGCCAGCGCGCGGAGGATGTCTTCTTCGACCGCCCGCGAGACATCACGGGAGAAGACCCGGCCGCGCAGGTCGATCGCCTGGCCGGCGGCCACCCAGGCGTGCACCTGCGCCACCACATGGTCCCCGCCGGCGCCGACATGCCGCGCGATCGCCTCCACCGTGGTACCGGCGCGACCGGCTGAGACAAGCGCCGCCTTGAGCTGATCCTCAAACTCCGACGCCTCGTCGGCGACCACCGCCGCCGCCGCCGCCGCACCGCGTCGGCGCACCGCGGCGTGTGCGGTGATCACTTCGCCGCCGCCGACCGTGACCATCGGGGAGTATCGCCGCAAGACAAACGGGTCGCCGCGGGCCACAACGGCCGGCCGCTCGAGCCGCACCTGCGCCACTGCAGTGTCTCCGGGGCCGAGTTTGCTGCGATCGAGTAGCCGGAGGCGCCCGATCACCTCATCGGCCCCCACGTAGACGCGGACGCGTTCGTGATGGCCCACCGGGGGCGCGCCCGCAAGCAGCCGGATCCGCGCATCGAACAGCATCGTCGGCGCGAGGCTGCGGGGAGAGACCAAGACATCCCCCCGCGCGATTTCGTCCTTGGTCGCCCCCACGATGTTCAACGCGACCCGCTGACCCGCGACCGCTTCGGTGACCTCCGCGCCGTGGCTCTGCACGTGACGGACACGGAGCTCCCGCCCGGCCGGGAGCAGTTCGAGCGCATCGCCGGTGCGCACCCGCCCGGTCCACAGCGTTCCCGTCACCACCGTTCCAAACCCAGCCATGGTGAAGCTCCGATCGACGGGGATCCGAGTCGGCGCGTCGACCTGCCGCGCGGGCAGCTCGGCGAGCGCCTTCTCGATTGCCGCCACGAGGCGGGGCAGCCCCGCGCCGGTGCGCGCGGAGACGGGGACTACAGGCGCTCCTTCCAGGAAGGTACCGGCAATGAGCGCCCGGATGTCTTCTGTCACCAGGGGCAACCACTCGGGATCGCTCACCAGATCGACTTTGTTGAGGACGACGATCCCGCGGTCCACGTCGAGGAACCGGAGGATATCGAGGTGCTCGCGGGTCTGCGGCATCACTCCCTCGTCTGCGGCGATCACGAGCAGGACGAGATCGATCCCCGTCGCGCCGGCCAGCATGTTCCGGATCAACCGCTCGTGGCCGGGGACATCGACGATCCCGACCCGGCGCCCGCCCGGCAGGTCGAAGTGCGCAAACCCCAGGTCGATCGTCATGCCGCGCCGCTTCTCTTCCTCGAGCCGGTCGGGATCGATGCCGGTGAGGGCCTTGACCAGCGCGCTCTTCCCGTGATCGATGTGGCCGGCGGTACCCACGACGGCATGTCTCGGGGAAGCCGGCGCGGACGCGCGCGCTCCGGGAGATGCCGCAGCGGGGTCATGTGCGGATTGGGGAGAACGACGCGGGGGACTCATCGTTGATCCGGCCCTGCGGCCCCTACCGGTGCGGAGAGTCGGTCCTGCTTCGAAGGACGTCGCCCGCGGCCGCAATCGCGGCCTCCAGAACCGGCAGATCGGCGTCCGACAGGGTCCGGAGATCAACGACCACCCGGTCCTCGGCGATCCGGCAAAACACCGGCGGCCGGTGCTGCCGCAGCGCCCACTCCCAGGCCTCGGGGGAAGCGCTACGCGGGTGAATCGCCACCCCCCAAGACCGTAGTTCGACGCCCGGGAGTGCCCCTCCACCGGCTTCCGCGATCGTCTGCCGCACCTCCACCACGGCCGCCTCCCCGAGGATGGCCCGGAGCCGCCCTCCGAGATCCCGGGCCGACCGCTCGAGCGCCCCGAGATCTGCGCCCAACATCCGCAGCACCGGGATCGATTCCCACGCTCGATCCGGATCCCGGTAGAGGCGCAGGGTCGCCTCGAGCGCCGCGAGATCGAGTTTATCGATGCGGACGGCGCGGGCGATGGGGTGCGACCGGATGCGCCGGAGGGGAGCGTCACGGCCGATGATGAGCCCTGCCTGCGGACCGCCGAGCAGTTTATCTCCGCTGAAGGTCACCACGTCGGCCCCGGATGCAATGGCGTCCTGTGCCGTCGGTTCCGAGGGCATCCCGCGGGCGGTCAGATCCACCAGCGCACCGCTCCCCATGTCGAAGAGGACAGGCACGCCGGCACGGCCGCCCAACGCGGCGAGCTCCCGTACGGGGACTTCGTGGGTGAACCCGCGCATCGCGAAATTGCTGCGGTGCACTTTGACGAGGAGCGCCGTCTCGGGAGTCACCGCGGCTTCGTAGTCGCGCAGGTAGGTCTTGTTCGTCGTCCCGACTTCGACCAAGCGGCACCCGCTCGCCGTCATGATCTCGGGGATCCGAAAGCTCCCGCCGATCTCGACGAGCTCCCCGCGAGACACGATGACCTCGCGTCCGCGGGCCAGAGCAGCGAGCGACAGCAGCACGGCCGCCGCATTATTGTTCACGACGTACGCGGCCTCGGCCCCCGTGAGCTCGCGCAACAAGACGTCTGCGTGCCGCTGGCGCGAGCCGCGGTCCCCCGTGGCCGGATCCACTTCGAGCACCGCGTACCCGGATGCGATCGCCATCGCCTCACGGGCCTCCGCGCACAGGGGTGCGCGGCCCAGGTTGGTGTGGATGATGATGCCGGTGGCGTTGACCGCGCCGCCAAGAGTCGAGGCGGTCCGCCGGACGAGCAGAGCCCGCACCTCGTCGATCAGCTGCTCGACGGTGACTTCAGAAGCCCCCGCCCGGCCTTCGCGGATCGCGGCCCGGGCGGCCGCCACGGCTTCGCGCGTGCATGCAACGATGAGACTCCGCGGATATCCGGCGAGCGCCCC
Coding sequences:
- the selA gene encoding L-seryl-tRNA(Sec) selenium transferase, with product MEAIPLRRLPSVERLLQGLDAGGALAGYPRSLIVACTREAVAAARAAIREGRAGASEVTVEQLIDEVRALLVRRTASTLGGAVNATGIIIHTNLGRAPLCAEAREAMAIASGYAVLEVDPATGDRGSRQRHADVLLRELTGAEAAYVVNNNAAAVLLSLAALARGREVIVSRGELVEIGGSFRIPEIMTASGCRLVEVGTTNKTYLRDYEAAVTPETALLVKVHRSNFAMRGFTHEVPVRELAALGGRAGVPVLFDMGSGALVDLTARGMPSEPTAQDAIASGADVVTFSGDKLLGGPQAGLIIGRDAPLRRIRSHPIARAVRIDKLDLAALEATLRLYRDPDRAWESIPVLRMLGADLGALERSARDLGGRLRAILGEAAVVEVRQTIAEAGGGALPGVELRSWGVAIHPRSASPEAWEWALRQHRPPVFCRIAEDRVVVDLRTLSDADLPVLEAAIAAAGDVLRSRTDSPHR
- the selB gene encoding selenocysteine-specific translation elongation factor; protein product: MGTAGHIDHGKSALVKALTGIDPDRLEEEKRRGMTIDLGFAHFDLPGGRRVGIVDVPGHERLIRNMLAGATGIDLVLLVIAADEGVMPQTREHLDILRFLDVDRGIVVLNKVDLVSDPEWLPLVTEDIRALIAGTFLEGAPVVPVSARTGAGLPRLVAAIEKALAELPARQVDAPTRIPVDRSFTMAGFGTVVTGTLWTGRVRTGDALELLPAGRELRVRHVQSHGAEVTEAVAGQRVALNIVGATKDEIARGDVLVSPRSLAPTMLFDARIRLLAGAPPVGHHERVRVYVGADEVIGRLRLLDRSKLGPGDTAVAQVRLERPAVVARGDPFVLRRYSPMVTVGGGEVITAHAAVRRRGAAAAAAVVADEASEFEDQLKAALVSAGRAGTTVEAIARHVGAGGDHVVAQVHAWVAAGQAIDLRGRVFSRDVSRAVEEDILRALAVYHGATPWRRGMPRDELKARAFGSGDDRLYGHALDTLAVAGRIVIQDWFVRLVDFSPGRSPTEEAARGQIEEAFRRGRYAPPARDEILASVRDHAVAVRMLQALLDDGALVNVGGEILFHGETLLEIKAQVAAHIAAHGEITVAVLRDRLKTSRKYALTVLEYFDTIRVTRRVGDTRVLVRPANSSPTHRPPS
- a CDS encoding RNA polymerase sigma factor, giving the protein MANEPADAGDFEQIVDRHTGALRRRAVWLAGRTESAEDLVQETYLRAWRSFATFMPGSNSKAWLFRILQNTYADLGRAASRAVRTTGAPDAAEQFSVAAETPETLIDARLIAAPLQRALAAVPDRFRPCVILVDLRGWSYVEVARRLGIPKGTVMSRLHRARAAMRRALTAVPSRGNEAA